The following coding sequences lie in one Sorghum bicolor cultivar BTx623 chromosome 6, Sorghum_bicolor_NCBIv3, whole genome shotgun sequence genomic window:
- the LOC8076469 gene encoding N-acetylglucosaminyl-phosphatidylinositol de-N-acetylase, which produces MSYDLPLEFPQSRQALIGHGPRPNQAQLHFRRRRWPALPGAHRCPLHRIGSRLPSPSHPPCATPPRRAGTPPVFFSSRRRSSSLPASSACCFSMAWIWMVLAAGAVLLWAISLGRILSYSSPSCVPLSPQFMPPLRGDRRSRNVLLVVAHPDDESMFFAPTILFLKSKGHNIHILCMSRGNADGLGNTRKEELYHACETLKIPHEQVKVLDHPKLQDGFHEQWDHGLVAELTMEHVLLWAIDTIVTFDSYGVSGHPNHKDVHHGICKFLHANRQGNVEAWELASLNILRKYSGPVDIWLSSLISFSRSKQSIYTLVNSSPSRSYEAMAAHRSQWVWFRRLFVMFSSYTYINTLQKI; this is translated from the exons ATGAGCTATGATCTTCCTTTGGAATTCCCCCAATCCAGACAGGCCCTTATTGGCCACGGCCCACGGCCGAACCAGGCACAGCTCCAtttccgccgccgccgttggcCGGCATTGCCGGGAGCTCACCGTTGTCCTCTCCACCGCATCGGGTCTCGGCTGCCATCGCCTTCCCACCCGCCCTGCGCAACCCCTCCTCGCCGCGCCGGAacgccgcccgtcttcttctcATCTCGTAGGCGCTCGTCCTCCCTCCCAGCCTCCAGCGCTTGCTGCTTCTCCATGGCGTGGATCTGGATGGTCCTCGCGGCGGGAGCCGTGCTCCTGTGGGCGATTTCTCTGGGGCGGATTCTCTCCTACTCCTCTCCGTCCTGTGTGCCCCTGAGCCCGCAGTTCATGCCCCCTCTCCGCGGCGACAGGAGGAGCCGGAACGTGCTGCTCGTCGTCGCCCACCCCGACGACGAGTCCAT GTTTTTTGCTCCAACTATTCTTTTTCTTAAGTCAAAAGGTCACAACATTCACATTCTGTGCATGTCTCGAG GTAATGCTGATGGTCTTGGAAATACTCGTAAAGAAGAATTGTACCATGCATGTGAAACCCTTAAG ATTCCACATGAACAAGTTAAAGTCTTGGACCACCCGAAATTGCAG GATGGATTTCATGAGCAATGGGACCATGGACTAGTAGCAGAACttaccatggagcatgtcctGCTATGGGCCATTGACACG ATTGTAACATTTGATTCATATGGAGTATCAGGCCATCCAAACCACAAAGATGTTCATCATGGCATATG CAAGTTTCTCCATGCAAACAGGCAAGGAAATGTTGAAGCTTGGGAACTA GCAAGCCTGAATATTCTTCGCAAGTACAGTGGTCCAGTTGACATTTGGCTTTCTTCCTTGATCTCCTTCTCAAGGTCAAAGCAGTCAATCTATACTCTAGTTAACAGTAGCCCGTCCCGAAGCTATGAGGCAATGGCTGCACACAGAAGTCAGTGGGTTTG GTTTAGAAGATTGTTTGTCATGTTCTCTAGTTATACGTACATAAATACGCTACAGAAAATTTAA
- the LOC8076467 gene encoding UDP-glycosyltransferase 92A1, translating into MGIRAGVWDGYAGNRGAVVRLACGEAVQDGVRNHHVVLFPLPAQGHLAGFLALARLLRREFQDGVTITIVCTPRTVAALRSSVVDADAGSSSSISFHALPFVPADHGLPADCESTSSLSNRGDLMKLFEALDTLEPAFDDFLSSLTGEVHKGDEEEEPAAANVCVIADVFVAWTVDVARRRGLAHAFFASCGAFGSAILHALWANIPVLPFGPDGTLRLPEHPTVVLHRSQLSPIFSSGDERWTAYHRRHLPRGYLTNAVISNTVEELEPTGLAMLRRTLGGVPVYPLGPLVRGVPASDEDDGGSDGTILSWLDTQRPSSVVYISFGSQNTIRANQMAELAAALESTGRPFVWVVRPPVGFDVNGAFRDEWLPGGFEARARASGRGLVVCGWAPQLRILAHAATGAFLSHCGWNSVLESLTHGVPLLGWPLAAEQFYNVKMLAEEWGACVEVARGNMESSVVERSRVVEAMEKVMGGTAESETLRRRVAEARQVLSRAWAEDGGSSRAALHDFFRAMRLR; encoded by the exons ATGGGGATTAGG GCTGGTGTCTGGGACGGCTACGCCGGCAACCGTGGAGCTGTTGTGCGTTTGGCCTGCGGAGAAGCCGTGCAGGATGGTGTT AGGAATCATCACGTCGTGCTGTTTCCCCTTCCGGCACAGGGCCACCTCGCCGGCTTTCTCGCCCTCGCCCGCCTCCTCCGCCGCGAGTTCCAGGATGGCGTCACGATCACGATCGTCTGCACCCCGCGCACCGTGGCCGCGCTGCGCTCCTCCGTGGTGGACGCGGACGCTGGGTCGTCCTCGAGCATCAGCTTCCATGCGCTGCCGTTCGTGCCGGCCGACCACGGCCTCCCCGCCGACTGCGAGTCCACCAGCTCTCTCTCCAACCGCGGTGACTTGATGAAGCTCTTTGAGGCCTTGGACACTCTCGAGCCCGCCTTCGACGACTTCCTCTCGAGTTTAACTGGCGAGGTCCATAAAGGCGACGAGGAAGAGGAGCCCGCCGCCGCCAACGTCTGCGTCATCGCCGATGTGTTCGTCGCGTGGACCGTGGACGTGGCGCGCCGGCGCGGGCTCGCCCACGCCTTCTTCGCCTCGTGCGGCGCGTTCGGCTCCGCCATCCTGCACGCGCTCTGGGCCAACATTCCGGTGCTGCCGTTCGGCCCTGATGGGACCCTCCGGCTGCCGGAGCACCCTACGGTTGTGCTCCACCGCTCGCAGCTATCGCCGATTTTCAGCTCCGGTGACGAGAGGTGGACCGCGTACCACCGACGCCACCTGCCGCGTGGCTACCTGACGAACGCGGTGATCTCCAACACCGTCGAGGAGCTCGAGCCCACGGGGCTGGCCATGCTGCGGCGCACTCTCGGCGGCGTTCCGGTATACCCCCTCGGCCCTCTGGTCCGCGGCGTCCCGGCGTCGGATGAGGACGACGGTGGCAGCGACGGGACGATTCTCAGCTGGCTCGACACGCAGCGGCCATCGTCCGTCGTGTACATCTCCTTCGGGTCACAGAACACGATACGAGCTAACCAGATGGCGGAGCTTGCGGCGGCGCTAGAGTCGACCGGCCGGCCGTTCGTGTGGGTGGTCCGGCCGCCGGTGGGGTTCGACGTCAACGGCGCCTTCCGCGACGAGTGGCTGCCGGGCGGGTTCGAGGCCCGCGCTCGCGCCAGCGGCAGGGGCCTCGTGGTCTGCGGGTGGGCGCCGCAGCTCCGGATCCTGGCGCACGCCGCCACGGGCGCGTTCCTGAGCCACTGCGGCTGGAACTCGGTGCTGGAGAGCCTCACGCACGGCGTGCCGCTGCTGGGCTGGCCGCTCGCCGCCGAGCAGTTCTACAACGTCAAGATGCTGGCGGAGGAGTGGGGCGCGTGCGTGGAGGTGGCGCGCGGGAACATGGAGAGCTCGGTCGTGGAGAGGTCCAGAGTGGTCGAGGCGATGGAGAAGGTGATGGGGGGCACGGCGGAGTCGGAAACGCTGCGGCGGCGGGTGGCGGAGGCGCGACAGGTGCTGAGCAGGGCGTGGGCGGAGGATGGCGGATCGTCGCGGGCGGCGCTGCACGACTTCTTTAGGGCCATGCGCCTGCGATGA
- the LOC8076470 gene encoding probable polyol transporter 4 isoform X2: MSSPAPCSPPSTPFCSATRDLHINEVQQEVLVGCLSFISLLGSLAGGRTSDALGRKWTIGLAAVVFQAGAAVMTLAPSFGVLMVGRLLAGIGIGFGIMIAPVYIAEISPAVSRGSFTSFPEIFINLGILLGYISNYAFSGLPDHINWRVMLAVGILPSVSIAFALLVIPESPRWLVMQGRADEARAVLLKVTDTEDEAKERLAEIEAAAAGTTTGAAGKYGDRTVWQELSRPSPVIARMLVTGVGIQCFQQITGIDALVYYSPTIFRDAGISTERQLLAATVAVGFFKTAFIALAIVLIDRVGRKPLLYVSTVGMTGCLAALSAALFLQARGSVSRAAGVGVDKKQDLLAVNRVGVQITYSSKQWHMHMINLLLETEKQIG; encoded by the exons ATGTCTTCGCCTGCTCCGTGTTCGCCTCCCTCAACTCCGTTCTGCTCGGCTACG AGGGATCTTCACATCAACGAGGTGCAGCAGGAGGTCCTGGTGGGTTGCCTCAGCTTCATCTCCCTCCTCGGCAGCCTTGCCGGCGGGAGGACATCGGACGCATTGGGCCGGAAGTGGACCATCGGCCTCGCCGCCGTCGTCTTCCAGGCCGGCGCGGCCGTCATGACGCTGGCCCCGTCATTCGGTGTCCTCATGGTGGGCCGCCTGCTGGCCGGCATCGGCATCGGGTTCGGCATCATGATCGCGCCGGTGTACATTGCCGAGATATCCCCCGCGGTGTCCAGGGGCTCCTTCACGTCCTTCCCGGAGATCTTCATCAACCTCGGCATCCTCCTCGGGTACATCTCCAACTACGCCTTCTCGGGCCTCCCCGACCACATCAACTGGCGCGTCATGCTCGCCGTCGGCATCCTGCCGTCCGTGTCCATCGCCTTCGCGCTGCTCGTGATCCCGGAGTCGCCGCGGTGGCTGGTCATGCAGGGCAGGGCCGACGAGGCGCGCGCCGTGCTCCTCAAGGTCACCGACACCGAGGACGAGGCTAAGGAGAGGCTCGCCGAGATCGAGGCTGCTGCGGCAGGCACCACCACGGGCGCCGCTGGCAAGTACGGTGACAGGACGGTGTGGCAGGAGCTCTCGAGGCCATCCCCGGTGATCGCCCGGATGCTCGTCACCGGAGTAGGCATCCAGTGCTTCCAGCAGATCACGGGCATCGACGCGCTGGTGTACTACAGCCCGACCATCTTCCGGGACGCCGGGATCTCCACCGAGCGCCAGCTCCTCGCCGCCACCGTCGCCGTCGGGTTCTTCAAGACGGCGTTCATCGCGCTGGCCATCGTGCTGATCGATCGCGTCGGCCGGAAGCCGCTGCTGTACGTCAGCACGGTCGGCATGACCGGCTGCCTGGCGGCGCTGTCCGCCGCGCTCTTCCTGCAGGCGCGTGGGTCGGTGTCTCGCGCCGCCGGCGTTGGCGTTGATAAAAAACAGGATCTACTAGCAGTGAATCGAGTCGGGGTACAAATAACATATAGCAGTAAACAgtggcacatgcatatgatTAATCTACTACTAGAAACAGAGAAACAGATAGGTTAG
- the LOC8076470 gene encoding probable polyol transporter 4 isoform X1: MEQSMMLPSAELSASNGGGGASGLPTLPDFLGRKSKYVRMDDVLPLEQEGEDGGGVCVRERQSSRRYVFACSVFASLNSVLLGYDVGVMSGCIMFIQRDLHINEVQQEVLVGCLSFISLLGSLAGGRTSDALGRKWTIGLAAVVFQAGAAVMTLAPSFGVLMVGRLLAGIGIGFGIMIAPVYIAEISPAVSRGSFTSFPEIFINLGILLGYISNYAFSGLPDHINWRVMLAVGILPSVSIAFALLVIPESPRWLVMQGRADEARAVLLKVTDTEDEAKERLAEIEAAAAGTTTGAAGKYGDRTVWQELSRPSPVIARMLVTGVGIQCFQQITGIDALVYYSPTIFRDAGISTERQLLAATVAVGFFKTAFIALAIVLIDRVGRKPLLYVSTVGMTGCLAALSAALFLQARGSVSRAAGVGVDKKQDLLAVNRVGVQITYSSKQWHMHMINLLLETEKQIG, translated from the exons ATGGAGCAGAGCATGATGCTTCCGAGCGCCGAGCTGTCGGCGtccaacggcggcggcggcgccagtgGCCTGCCGACCCTGCCGGACTTCTTGGGCAGGAAGAGCAAGTACGTGCGCATGGACGACGTGCTCCCTCTGGAGCAGGAAGgcgaggacggcggcggcgtctgTGTCCGTGAGCGCCAGAGCAGCAGGAGATATGTCTTCGCCTGCTCCGTGTTCGCCTCCCTCAACTCCGTTCTGCTCGGCTACG ATGTTGGTGTGATGAGCGGTTGCATTATGTTCATTCAGAGGGATCTTCACATCAACGAGGTGCAGCAGGAGGTCCTGGTGGGTTGCCTCAGCTTCATCTCCCTCCTCGGCAGCCTTGCCGGCGGGAGGACATCGGACGCATTGGGCCGGAAGTGGACCATCGGCCTCGCCGCCGTCGTCTTCCAGGCCGGCGCGGCCGTCATGACGCTGGCCCCGTCATTCGGTGTCCTCATGGTGGGCCGCCTGCTGGCCGGCATCGGCATCGGGTTCGGCATCATGATCGCGCCGGTGTACATTGCCGAGATATCCCCCGCGGTGTCCAGGGGCTCCTTCACGTCCTTCCCGGAGATCTTCATCAACCTCGGCATCCTCCTCGGGTACATCTCCAACTACGCCTTCTCGGGCCTCCCCGACCACATCAACTGGCGCGTCATGCTCGCCGTCGGCATCCTGCCGTCCGTGTCCATCGCCTTCGCGCTGCTCGTGATCCCGGAGTCGCCGCGGTGGCTGGTCATGCAGGGCAGGGCCGACGAGGCGCGCGCCGTGCTCCTCAAGGTCACCGACACCGAGGACGAGGCTAAGGAGAGGCTCGCCGAGATCGAGGCTGCTGCGGCAGGCACCACCACGGGCGCCGCTGGCAAGTACGGTGACAGGACGGTGTGGCAGGAGCTCTCGAGGCCATCCCCGGTGATCGCCCGGATGCTCGTCACCGGAGTAGGCATCCAGTGCTTCCAGCAGATCACGGGCATCGACGCGCTGGTGTACTACAGCCCGACCATCTTCCGGGACGCCGGGATCTCCACCGAGCGCCAGCTCCTCGCCGCCACCGTCGCCGTCGGGTTCTTCAAGACGGCGTTCATCGCGCTGGCCATCGTGCTGATCGATCGCGTCGGCCGGAAGCCGCTGCTGTACGTCAGCACGGTCGGCATGACCGGCTGCCTGGCGGCGCTGTCCGCCGCGCTCTTCCTGCAGGCGCGTGGGTCGGTGTCTCGCGCCGCCGGCGTTGGCGTTGATAAAAAACAGGATCTACTAGCAGTGAATCGAGTCGGGGTACAAATAACATATAGCAGTAAACAgtggcacatgcatatgatTAATCTACTACTAGAAACAGAGAAACAGATAGGTTAG
- the LOC8076468 gene encoding protochlorophyllide reductase — protein MALQAALLPSTLSVPKKGSLAAAVKDTAFLSVPQKKLQAASLSVRTQVATAPVATPGSSTATKDGKKTVRQGVVVITGASSGLGLAAAKALAETGKWHVVMACRDFLKTAKAAKGAGMADGSYTIMHLDLASLDSVRQFVDNFRRAGMPLDSLVCNAAIYRPTARTPTFTADGYEMSVGVNHLGHFLLARLLLDDLQRSDYPSRRLIILGSITGNTNTLAGNIPPKAGLGDLRGLAGGLRGQNGSAMIDGSESFDGAKAYKDSKICNMLTMQELHRRYHEDTGITFASLYPGCIATTGLFREHIPLFRLLFPPFQKFITKGFVSEAESGKRLAQVVSDPSLTKSGVYWSWNKDSASFENQLSQEASDPEKARKLWEISEKLVGLA, from the exons atggccCTTCAGGCGGCGCTCCTCCCTTCCACTCTCTCCGTCCCCAAGAAGGGCAGCCTCGCCGCCGCGGTGAAGGACACGGCATTCCTCAGCGTCCCCCAGAAG AAGCTGCAGGCGGCGTCGCTGTCGGTGAGGACGCAGGTGGCGACGGCGCCTGTGGCCACGCCGGGGTCGAGCACGGCGACCAAGGACGGGAAGAAGACGGTGCGGCAGGGCGTGGTGGTGATCACGGGCGCGTCGTCGGGTCTGGGCCTTGCGGCGGCCAAGGCGCTGGCGGAGACCGGCAAGTGGCACGTGGTGATGGCCTGCCGCGACTTCCTCAAGACGGCGAAGGCGGCCAAGGGCGCCGGCATGGCGGACGGCAGCTACACCATCATGCACCTGGACCTGGCCTCCCTCGACAGCGTGCGGCAGTTCGTCGACAACTTCCGCCGTGCCGGGATGCCGCTCGACTCGCTCGTCTGCAACGCCGCCATCTACCGGCCCACGGCGCGGACGCCGACGTTCACGGCGGACGGGTACGAGATGAGCGTCGGCGTCAACCACCTGGGCCACTTCCTCCTGGCGCGCCTGCTCCTCGACGACCTGCAGAGGTCCGACTACCCGTCCCGCCGCCTCATCATCCTCGGTTCCATCACCGGCAACACCAACACGCTGGCCGGGAACATCCCGCCCAAGGCCGGGCTGGGCGACCTCCGCGGCCTCGCGGGCGGGCTGCGCGGCCAGAACGGTtccgccatgatcgacggctCCGAGAGCTTCGACGGCGCCAAGGCGTACAAGGACAGCAAGATCTGCAACATGCTCACGATGCAGGAGCTGCACCGGCGGTACCACGAGGACACGGGCATCACGTTCGCGTCGCTCTACCCGGGCTGCATCGCCACCACGGGGCTGTTCCGCGAGCACATCCCGCTCTTCCGGCTGCTCTTCCCGCCGTTCCAGAAGTTCATCACCAAGGGGTTCGTGTCGGAGGCGGAGTCCGGCAAGAGGCTGGCGCAGGTCGTCAGCGACCCCAGCCTCACCAAGTCGGGGGTGTACTGGAGCTGGAACAAGGACTCGGCGTCGTTCGAGAACCAGCTGTCGCAGGAGGCCAGCGACCCGGAGAAGGCCAGGAAGCTCTGGGAGATCAGCGAGAAGCTCGTCGGGCTTGCCTGA
- the LOC8085875 gene encoding phosphatidylinositol N-acetylglucosaminyltransferase subunit P produces the protein MMEWPPPSTSPSPSLVVRSPRQTVSLIRNRRPHRDWAPSSRSPSFAARDHGPKPSEVYGFVGSITTVIATAVYLAWAYTPEPVLRSLGITYYPSKYWALAVPSFVIVAVALSMGIYMGLNFVATPPPTSFSTIFDENSRERTTFSPAIEEERPIEPISDISIDQINNLMFGDR, from the exons ATGATGGAGTGGCCGCCGCCATcaacgtcgccgtcgccgtcgctggTGGTGCGCAGCCCCAGACAGACGGTCAGCCTGATCCGCAACCGCCGACCCCACCGCGACTGGGCCCCCTCCTCGAGGTCCCCCTCCTTCGCCGCCCGCGACCATGGCCCCAAGCCGTCGGAGGTGTACGGCTTCGTCGGATCCATCACCACAGTCATCGCCACCGCTGTCTACCTCGCCTGGGCATACACGCCTGAGCCCGTCCTCCGGTCTCTCGGCATCACCTACTACCCTAGCAA GTATTGGGCACTGGCGGTGCCATCGTTTGTGATTGTGGCTGTGGCGCTGTCCATGGGCATCTACATGGGTCTCAACTTCGTTGCCACGCCTCCTCCAACTTCCTTCAGTACTATCTTCG ATGAAAACAGTCGGGAGCGCACAACGTTTTCTCCTGCCATTGAGGAGGAGAGACCCATCGAACCCATCTCAGACATTAGCATTGATCAGATAAACAATCTTATGTTTGGTGATAGATGA